Part of the Sphingomonas morindae genome, CGGTGCGGGGCGCGCGCCCCGCCGCCAGCTGCCGCAGCAGATAGGCGCCATAGCCGCTCTTCAGGAGCGGGCGCGCCAACGCGTCCAGCGCCTCATCGTCGATAAAGCCGAGGCGCCAGGCAATCTCCTCCGGACAGCCGATCTTCAGCCCCTGCCGCTCCTCGACAATGCGGACATAATGCGCCGCGTCCAGCAGGCTGGCATGGGTGCCCGTATCGAGCCAGGCGATCCCGCGGCCGAGCGGCGCCGCCGCGAGCCGGCGATCCGCCAGATAGCCGCGCAGCAGATCGGTGATCTCCAGCTCGCCGCGCGGCGAGGGGGTGAGCGCGGCCGCGCGCGACGGCGCCTCGCCATCGCAATAATAGAGGCCCGTCACGGCATGGGTGGAGCGGGGCACCACGGGCTTCTCCTCCAGCCCGGTGACGCGACCATGCGCGTCGATCTCGGCGACGCCATAGGCGCGCGGATCGGCGACCGTGTAGGTGAAGAGGGTCGCGCCCTCGTCGCGCGCGTCCGCGGCCCGCAGCATGGCGGGGAAGCCGTTGCCGTAAAAGATGTTGTCGCCGAGGATCAGCGCCGAAGGCGCGCCCTTCAGCCACGGCTCCGCGAGCAGATAGGCCTGGGGCAGGCCGGCGGGCTCGGGCTGTACCGCATAGTCGATCGCAAGCCCCAGCCGGCTGCCATCGCCCAACAGCCGCTGGAAGGCGGCGGCATCGTGCGGCGTGGTGATGATCAGAATCTCGCGCAGACCGGCCAGCATCAGCACGGACAGCGGATAATAGATCATCGGCTTGTCGTACACGGGCATCAGCTGCTTGGAGACGGTCAGCGTGAGCGGGTAGAGCCGGGTCGCGGCGCCGCCCGCCAGGATGATTCCCCGCCGCACCGGGGCGCTCACAAGGTCCAGGTGCGGCAGGCGAGGCGGCGGTCGCGGAACACGCCCTTCACATCGGCGAACAGCCCGTCCTCGGCGACCAGCGCCTCGATCGCGGCGTCGCTCATGGCGCGATATTGATGATGGGCGACGGCGGCGATGACGAGATCGTAGCGCCGGTCGAGCACCGCGTCCGTCACCTTGACGCCATATTCGGCGGCCGCTTCGGCGGCATCGGCATGGGGATCGTGGACCGCCACGCCATGGCCGTGGAATTGCAGCCGCCGAACCATGTCCACCACCTTGGAGTTGCGCAGATCGGGCACATCCTCCTTGAAGGTGACGCCGAGCACCAGAACATGCATCAGCCGGCCGCCCATGGCGAGGTGCAGCGTGTCGGCGATCCAGCGGCCCATATCGTCGTTCACCGAGCGCGCCGCCGGGATTACCTCCGGCAGGTGGCCCAGCTCGATCGAGCGGTGCGACAGATAATAGGGATCGACGCCGATGCAGTGGCCGCCCACCAAACCGGGCTGGAAGGGCAGGAAGTTCCACTTGGTGCGCGCCGCGTCCAGCACATCCCAGATCGATACGTCGAGCCGCGCGAAGATGCGCGTCACCTCGTTCATGAAGGCGATGTTGACGTCGCGCTGCGCATTCTCGATCGCCTTGGCGCCCTCGGCGGCCTTGATCGAGGCGGCGCGGAAGGTGCCGCCGGTCGTCACCCGGTCATAGAGCGCGGCCACCCGGTCCAGCGTCTCGGGGCTGTCGCCGGCCACCACCTTGATGATCTTGTCGACGGTATGCTCCCGATCGCCGGGGTTGATCCGCTCGGGCGAATAGCCGACGCAGAAATCCTGCCGCCAGCGCAGCCCGCCGGCGCGCTCGATCGCGGGAACGCACAATTCCTCCGTAACGCCGGGATAGACGGTGCTCTCGAAGATCACCACCGGGTGGCGCGCGGGATCGATCATCCGCCCGACCATCTCGCTCGCCGCGATCAGCGCGCGCAGATCGGGGCGGTTGCGCTCGTCCACCGGCGTCGGCACGGTGACGATATAGATGTCGGCCGCGGGGCAGGCCTGCGCGTCGGCGACGCAGCGCAGGCGCGTTTCGCGCAGCCGCTCGGCGTCGATCTCGCCGGTGCGGTCATGGCCGGCGATCAGCTCGCTCACCCGGCCATCATCGATATCGAGCCCGATCGTGGGCAGGCTTTGCGCCAGCCGCACCGCGAGCGGCAGGCCGACATAGCCGAGCCCGATCACGACGACGGTTTCGGCCGAGGCCGCGAGCGGGGCGCTGGCGGCGGCGGGCGCGGCCGGCAGATCGAGCAGGGGCGTATCCATGCCCTCCGGCTAACCGATCTGTGTAAAAGCTTCGTCAATCGCTTAGCGCAGGGCGCTCCGGCTTGCATTCGCCCCCGCCCGTGCCGACATGGCGCGCATCTGAGACAAGGAGCCCTTATGGCTGAAGAAATCGCCACCCTGGCCGGAGGATGTTTCTGGTGCACCGAGGCGGTGTTCGACGATGTGATCGGCGTGCACGCGGTGGAGAGCGGCTATACCGGCGGCACGGTTGAGACGCCGAGCTATGAGCAGGTCTGCGGCGGCCAGACCGGCCATGCCGAGGCGGTGCGGATCCGCTTCGATCCGGCCGAGATCAGCTATGACGATCTGCTCGACATCTTCTTCCATACCCATGATCCGACTCAGCTCAACCGCCAGGGCAATGATGTCGGCACCCAATATCGCTCGGCGATCTTCCCGCATGACGAGGCGCAGCAGGCCGCCGCGCTGCGCGCGATCGAACGCGCCAAGGCCGAGCATGAACGGCCCGTGGTGACGACGATCGAGCCCGAGGCGCCCTGGTATCCCGCCGAGGCTTATCACCAGGAATATTTCGAGCGGATGGGCAATCAGAACCCCTATTGCATGGCGGTGGTGGCGCCCAAGCTGCAGAAGTTCCGCAAGAGTTACGCGGCGCGGCTGAAGCGCCAAAGCGCCGCCTGACACGCCCCGCACGGGCTTGAGCCCGCCGCCGGCCAGTGGCATGGCGGCGGGCGACGTGGCGGAGCGGAGACAGACAGGCGTGGCGCAGACGATCGAGAAGCAGCTTCCGCCGCAGCCGAGCAAGGCTCTGATCCCCAAGCGGCCGCTCGTCATGCGGCTCGGCCTGTGGCTGCAGCCGCGCATAAACCGGCTGAGCGCGCGCAGCTCCAAGATCGGCAACGAGGCCTTCTACGATACTGCCCATTTCCCCTGGGTCGCCCAGCTCGAGGCGCAGTGGGAGGCGATCCGCGAAGAGGCGCTGCGGGTTTCGCAGGATCTCAGCAAGGTGCCGCCGCTGGCGGAAATCTCCCCCGATCACCGGCGCATCGCCCCGGCGGGCATGTGGCGCTCCTTTTTCCTCTACGGCTATGGCTATCGGGTGGAGGCCAATTGCGAGGCCGCCCCGGTGA contains:
- the rfbA gene encoding glucose-1-phosphate thymidylyltransferase RfbA, producing MRRGIILAGGAATRLYPLTLTVSKQLMPVYDKPMIYYPLSVLMLAGLREILIITTPHDAAAFQRLLGDGSRLGLAIDYAVQPEPAGLPQAYLLAEPWLKGAPSALILGDNIFYGNGFPAMLRAADARDEGATLFTYTVADPRAYGVAEIDAHGRVTGLEEKPVVPRSTHAVTGLYYCDGEAPSRAAALTPSPRGELEITDLLRGYLADRRLAAAPLGRGIAWLDTGTHASLLDAAHYVRIVEERQGLKIGCPEEIAWRLGFIDDEALDALARPLLKSGYGAYLLRQLAAGRAPRTAMAGPLAAHVHG
- a CDS encoding nucleotide sugar dehydrogenase; the protein is MDTPLLDLPAAPAAASAPLAASAETVVVIGLGYVGLPLAVRLAQSLPTIGLDIDDGRVSELIAGHDRTGEIDAERLRETRLRCVADAQACPAADIYIVTVPTPVDERNRPDLRALIAASEMVGRMIDPARHPVVIFESTVYPGVTEELCVPAIERAGGLRWRQDFCVGYSPERINPGDREHTVDKIIKVVAGDSPETLDRVAALYDRVTTGGTFRAASIKAAEGAKAIENAQRDVNIAFMNEVTRIFARLDVSIWDVLDAARTKWNFLPFQPGLVGGHCIGVDPYYLSHRSIELGHLPEVIPAARSVNDDMGRWIADTLHLAMGGRLMHVLVLGVTFKEDVPDLRNSKVVDMVRRLQFHGHGVAVHDPHADAAEAAAEYGVKVTDAVLDRRYDLVIAAVAHHQYRAMSDAAIEALVAEDGLFADVKGVFRDRRLACRTWTL
- the msrA gene encoding peptide-methionine (S)-S-oxide reductase MsrA, with the translated sequence MAEEIATLAGGCFWCTEAVFDDVIGVHAVESGYTGGTVETPSYEQVCGGQTGHAEAVRIRFDPAEISYDDLLDIFFHTHDPTQLNRQGNDVGTQYRSAIFPHDEAQQAAALRAIERAKAEHERPVVTTIEPEAPWYPAEAYHQEYFERMGNQNPYCMAVVAPKLQKFRKSYAARLKRQSAA
- a CDS encoding aspartyl/asparaginyl beta-hydroxylase domain-containing protein, which translates into the protein MAERRQTGVAQTIEKQLPPQPSKALIPKRPLVMRLGLWLQPRINRLSARSSKIGNEAFYDTAHFPWVAQLEAQWEAIREEALRVSQDLSKVPPLAEISPDHRRIAPAGMWRSFFLYGYGYRVEANCEAAPVTARLLKSVPGLNSALFSILKPGTHIPAHTGVSKAILTCHLGLRVPAERARCRMRVGEEQTLWEEGKAFVFDDMFNHEVWNDTDEVRIVLLVQFRRPMRPLGRAIGELFLWGVRHSRFVQDARRGVAEWKAG